A genomic stretch from Asterias rubens chromosome 19, eAstRub1.3, whole genome shotgun sequence includes:
- the LOC117303472 gene encoding serine/threonine-protein phosphatase 6 catalytic subunit-like isoform X2, with amino-acid sequence MEELFRTGGQVPDTNYVFMGDFVDRGYYSLETFTRLLTLKAKWPDRITLLRGNHETRQITQVYGFYDECQTKYGNANAWRYCTMVFDLLTVAAIIDEQIFCVHGGLSPDINTLDQIRTIERAQEIPHKGPFCDLVWSDPEDVDTWAISQRGAGWLFGAKVVSKFEHVNNLSLICRAHQIVHEGYKYMFDDQIVTVWSAPNYCYRCGNIASILEFKDADTREAKLFRAVPDSERVIPVRATVPYFL; translated from the exons ATGGAAGAATTGTTCAGAACTGGTGGCCAGGTTCCGGACACCAACTATGTGTTCATG GGTGACTTTGTTGACAGGGGTTACTACAGTTTAGAAACCTTCACCAGGTTACTGACACTTAAAGCCAAGTGGCCAGATCGCATCACGCTTCTCCGTGGCAACCATGAAACCAGACAGATAACGCAAGTTTATGGATTCTATG atgaGTGCCAGACTAAATATGGGAATGCAAATGCGTGGAGATACTGCACAATGGTCTTTGACCTCCTTACAGTAGCTGCT aTCATTGATGAGCAGATATTCTGTGTACACGGTGGATTATCTCCAGATATAAACACATTGGATCAGATCAGGACGATTGAAAGAGCTCAAGAAATCCCGCACAAAGGACCATTTTGTG ATCTTGTCTGGTCCGACCCTGAAGATGTTGATACCTGGGCTATAAGCCAACGTGGAGCAGGATGGCTGTTTGGTGCTAAGGTGGTCAGTAAG TTTGAACATGTCAACAATCTGTCCTTGATTTGCCGTGCTCATCAGATAGTTCATGAAGGCTACAAATACATGTTTGATGATCAGATAGTCACAGTATGGTCTGCTCCTAACTACTGCTACCGATGCGGCAACATCGCTTCCATCTTAGAATTCAAAGATGCAGACACAAGAGAAGCTAAACTCTTCCGAGCAGTCCCCGATAGCGAGAGGGTTATACCAGTAAGAGCGACTGTTCCTTATTTCCTGTGA
- the LOC117303471 gene encoding N-glycosylase/DNA lyase-like produces the protein MASAWRSLPCKISELRLDITLACGQSFRWKEIQPGIWRSVLAGRVWTLKQTDDEILYQVHPSDAIEPDNSVRIKQEVPPPKKGSKLKQPAKKETRKVEDGDTKVVQFIKEEKKDTTLTLGDDYPTILKDYFQLSVNLEKLYKKWKAADSNFNTKVAPNFPGVRVLRQDPTENVFSFICSSNNNISRITGMVDKLCSFYGKELAVLDGTTWFTFPTAEALAQDGVEQVLRDKGFGYRAKFISQTAKFIEKQPKGWLESIRELEYEEAHAELVKLPGVGAKVADCVCLMSMDKPNAIPVDTHVWQIACRDYIPTLHKTKSLTDKVYKEVGEFFRALFGEYAGWAHSVLFSADLKKFQPKTGQLPNSPDKKKNRKRESGDAEVGKQSKGQKKTKK, from the exons ATGGCAAGTGCTTGGCGGTCTCTGCCTTGCAAAATATCAGAACTGCGACTGGATATAACACTAGCTTGTGGTCAAAGTTTCAG atGGAAGGAAATTCAACCAGGTATTTGGAGGAGTGTCTTGGCTGGTAGAGTTTGGACCTTAAAACAAACTGATGATGAAATTCTTTACCAAGTCCATCCTTCAGATGCAATAGAACCAGACAACAGTGTGCGCATCAAACAGGAAGTTCCTCCACCAAAGAAGGGTTCTAAGCTAAAACAGCCTGCTAAAAAGGAGACAAGAAAAGTGGAAGATGGGGACACAAAAGTAGTTCAATTCATCAAGGAAGAGAAAAAAGATACAACCCTAACCCTTGGAGACGACTACCCAACTATCCTGAAAGACTACTTCCAGCTCAGCGTAAATCTTGAGAAACTCTACAAGAAATGGAAAGCTGCAGACAGCAATTTCAACACCAAGGTTGCTCCAAACTTCCCCGGTGTAAGAGTACTTCGCCAAGACCCAACAGAGAATGTCTTCTCCTTCATTTGCTCATCAAACAATAACATCTCTCGAATCACAGGCATGGTGGATAAACTTTGCTCATTCTACGGGAAGGAACTTGCAGTCTTGGATGGTACGACATGGTTCACCTTCCCAACGGCTGAGGCCTTAGCACAGGATGGTGTGGAGCAAGTGTTAAGAgataaaggattcgggtacagAGCGAAGTTCATCAGTCAGACTGCTAAATTTATTGAGAAACAGCCGAAGGGATGGTTGGAGAGCATAAGAGAGTTGGAGTATGAGGAGGCGCATGCAGAGTTGGTGAAACTACCTGGTGTGGGAGCAAAG GTTGCTGACTGTGTTTGTTTGATGTCAATGGATAAACCTAACGCCATCCCAGTAGATACACATGTATGGCAGATTGCATGTAGAGACTACATCCCAACCCTTCACAAGACCAAGTCCCTGACTGACAAGGTGTACAAGGAAGTTGGAGAGTTCTTCAGGGCTCTGTTTGGGGAATACGCTGGATGGGCTCATTCT GTTCTCTTTAGTGCTGATTTGAAGAAGTTTCAACCCAAAACAGGACAGCTGCCAAACTCACCA gacaagaagaaaaacaggAAACGTGAATCAGGTGATGCAGAGGTTGGCAAACAATCCAAAGGacagaaaaagacaaagaaataa
- the LOC117303472 gene encoding serine/threonine-protein phosphatase 6 catalytic subunit-like isoform X1: MAEASCIDRWIDIVKGCKYLPEYDFKKLCEHVCEILLEESNVQPVSTPVTVCGDIHGQFYDMEELFRTGGQVPDTNYVFMGDFVDRGYYSLETFTRLLTLKAKWPDRITLLRGNHETRQITQVYGFYDECQTKYGNANAWRYCTMVFDLLTVAAIIDEQIFCVHGGLSPDINTLDQIRTIERAQEIPHKGPFCDLVWSDPEDVDTWAISQRGAGWLFGAKVVSKFEHVNNLSLICRAHQIVHEGYKYMFDDQIVTVWSAPNYCYRCGNIASILEFKDADTREAKLFRAVPDSERVIPVRATVPYFL; the protein is encoded by the exons ATGGCTGAAGCTTCATGCATAGACAGATGGATTGATATCGTAAAAGGCTGCAAATATCTGCCAGAATACGACTTTAAG aaATTATGTGAGCATGTGTGTGAGATACTTCTAGAGGAGAGTAATGTCCAGCCTGTATCAACACCAGTCACAGTGTGTGGCGACATCCATGGACAG TTCTATGATATGGAAGAATTGTTCAGAACTGGTGGCCAGGTTCCGGACACCAACTATGTGTTCATG GGTGACTTTGTTGACAGGGGTTACTACAGTTTAGAAACCTTCACCAGGTTACTGACACTTAAAGCCAAGTGGCCAGATCGCATCACGCTTCTCCGTGGCAACCATGAAACCAGACAGATAACGCAAGTTTATGGATTCTATG atgaGTGCCAGACTAAATATGGGAATGCAAATGCGTGGAGATACTGCACAATGGTCTTTGACCTCCTTACAGTAGCTGCT aTCATTGATGAGCAGATATTCTGTGTACACGGTGGATTATCTCCAGATATAAACACATTGGATCAGATCAGGACGATTGAAAGAGCTCAAGAAATCCCGCACAAAGGACCATTTTGTG ATCTTGTCTGGTCCGACCCTGAAGATGTTGATACCTGGGCTATAAGCCAACGTGGAGCAGGATGGCTGTTTGGTGCTAAGGTGGTCAGTAAG TTTGAACATGTCAACAATCTGTCCTTGATTTGCCGTGCTCATCAGATAGTTCATGAAGGCTACAAATACATGTTTGATGATCAGATAGTCACAGTATGGTCTGCTCCTAACTACTGCTACCGATGCGGCAACATCGCTTCCATCTTAGAATTCAAAGATGCAGACACAAGAGAAGCTAAACTCTTCCGAGCAGTCCCCGATAGCGAGAGGGTTATACCAGTAAGAGCGACTGTTCCTTATTTCCTGTGA
- the LOC117303469 gene encoding ribosomal RNA-processing protein 14-C-like → MTNNHIDTMGDDSALRKSLKEKNEYFKRMVNLIPAKYYLEKGAKKAGEKFFKNMKEEAPRQELKEKTTKTSRKKQRMDPDAQQELTVTDLQDALVKKQEEREKRQKEKMKMEEAEEEKKVVSAKDEESSGDEMEEVDGGFQGMGESDGKEWTQLKPAQPVSVERIQSSASLDDLRKKVQEKIQQLRDKRQAKSLEGNIMSKKASRKMKEVNEKKKKKQERYDAIKATRDEKRKDKEAKRTQNGGGEKQDGNEVHEGDTQEQEQSKPLKVTFSKFDFEENKSKKTKKKKKRKSGEENLSGRDYEGLLKKVQAKKQKIAEVKKSNPDKAEEMIKQDKWKAALDRAEGKTVRDDPELLKKSIRKKKEKKKHSEKKWTEREEKTTQLKADRQKKRKTNLRGRTDARTAKKVKRLQKKGKLLLKDKDYS, encoded by the exons ATGACAAATAACCACATTGACACAATGGGGGATGACAGCGCCCTCCGGAAGAGCCTGAAGGAGAAGAATGAATACTTCAAGAGGATGGTCAACCTCATCCCAGCCAAGTACTACCTCGAGAAGGGAGCTAAGAAGGCAGGGGAGAAATTCTTTAAGAATATGAAAG AGGAAGCACCAAGACAAGAGCTGAAGGAAAAGACGACAAAAACGAGCAGGAAGAAACAGAGGATGGACCCAGATGCCCAGCAGGAGCTGACAGTGACTGACCTCCAAGATGCACTCGTCAAGAAACAAGAGGAGAGAGAAAAGAGACAGAAGGAGAAGATGAAGATGGAGGAGGCGGAAGAGGAGAAGAAAGTTGTATCTGCTAAGGATGAGGAGAGCAGTGGGGATGAAATGGAGGAGGTTGATGGAGGATTCCAAGGCATGGGAGAAAGTG ATGGCAAAGAATGGACCCAACTTAAACCTGCTCAGCCAGTCAGTGTAGAAAGAATTCAAAGTAGCGCAAGCTTAGATGACCTTAGAAAAAAGGTGCAGGAGAAAATACAACAGTTACGTGACAAAAGACAGGCTAAATCACTAGAAGGGAACATTATGTCAAAGAAAGCCTCCAGGAAGATGAAAGAAGTaaatgagaagaagaagaagaaacaagaaaGATATGATGCTATTAAAGCAACTAGGGATGAGAAGAGGAAAGATAAGGAAGCGAAGAGGACACAAAATGGAGGCGGGGAAAAGCAGGACGGGAACGAGGTACATGAGGGGGATACTCAAGAGCAAGAACAGAGTAAGCCACTAAAAGTAACTTTCAGTAAGTTTGACTTTGAGGAAAATAAATCTAAGAAGaccaagaaaaagaagaaacgcAAAAGCGGTGAGGAGAATCTGAGTGGGCGTGACTATGAAGGACTTCTTAAGAAGGTGCAAGCCAAGAAGCAGAAGATTGCAGAAGTCAAGAAGAGTAATCCCGATAAAGCCGAGGAGATGATCAAACAGGATAAGTGGAAAGCCGCATTGGACAGAGCTGAGGGTAAGACAGTTAGAGACGATCCTGAGCTTCTTAAGAAATCCATACgcaagaagaaggagaagaagaagcaTAGTGAGAAGAAATGGACAGAGAGAGAGGAGAAGACGACACAATTGAAGGCCGATCGACAGAAGAAGAGAAAGACAAATCTCAGAGGCAGGACGGATGCTCGCACAGCCAAGAAAGTTAAGCGACTTCAAAAGAAGGGTAAACTGCTTCTCAAAGATAAGGACTATTCTTAA